The Nonlabens spongiae genome contains a region encoding:
- a CDS encoding lipopolysaccharide biosynthesis protein: MNFVNYFRSLVLRGDGRSIKAKKNILGSFTLKILDSLVDFALVPLSLAFLSQPIYGLWLTIISLVSWLNYFDVGISHGVRNKVAKAIADGDIDLVRKYISTGYLMIFLISLGIILLGSILIPFVDWNSLFNTELKSDQQLKTVLFIISTSFGIILTLKIITAIFLAVQQPFLVTLSNSLSKFLILILISAIIFIDAESDELISFALIYSLSPILILLLLTFFFYNTRYKSYAPAIRLIDKGVTSDIMGLGITFFVIQLGAAVLFLSDNFIIVQLFNPAEVVPYQVTNKYFAICLVIFTIIISPFWSATTDAYHKKEYDWIKKTIRKLHIVWGILFFLVLIMLALFDPVLKIWTSGEVQVSLLLSAQFALFVILQSLNNIYTLFLNGVGILRIQMLTGIITIFINIPLSILFAKYFGLGTAGVIMATNCCILIYIFFRSIQYRKIISNTATGVWAK; encoded by the coding sequence ATGAATTTCGTTAATTACTTCAGGTCGCTAGTCTTGAGAGGTGATGGCAGGTCTATAAAGGCTAAAAAAAACATTCTCGGTTCTTTCACCTTAAAGATTCTAGATTCTTTGGTCGATTTTGCTTTGGTTCCTTTGAGCCTTGCATTTCTGTCTCAGCCTATTTATGGATTGTGGCTCACAATCATTTCTCTTGTTTCCTGGTTAAATTATTTCGATGTGGGCATATCCCATGGAGTCCGAAATAAAGTCGCTAAGGCAATCGCAGATGGGGATATTGATCTTGTTCGTAAATACATAAGTACAGGTTATCTCATGATATTTCTAATAAGTTTGGGAATTATCTTGTTAGGAAGTATTCTAATCCCTTTTGTAGATTGGAATTCGTTGTTTAATACTGAATTAAAAAGCGACCAGCAGTTGAAGACGGTATTGTTCATCATTTCAACTAGTTTTGGTATTATTCTAACCCTTAAGATTATAACTGCAATCTTTCTTGCTGTCCAACAGCCCTTTCTTGTAACATTGTCAAATTCTTTGTCAAAGTTTTTGATCTTAATCTTAATATCGGCAATAATATTTATTGATGCTGAGAGCGATGAATTAATATCATTTGCCCTAATTTATAGTTTAAGTCCTATTCTAATTCTCTTGCTACTCACTTTCTTTTTTTATAATACTAGATATAAGTCTTATGCACCTGCAATAAGATTAATAGATAAAGGTGTGACTTCAGACATTATGGGACTTGGAATAACCTTCTTCGTGATACAATTAGGTGCAGCTGTACTTTTTCTGTCAGATAATTTCATAATTGTGCAACTTTTTAATCCTGCCGAGGTAGTTCCCTATCAAGTGACAAACAAGTATTTTGCAATTTGTCTTGTCATATTTACAATTATTATTTCACCTTTTTGGAGTGCTACTACAGATGCTTACCACAAAAAAGAATATGATTGGATAAAAAAAACCATTAGGAAGTTGCATATCGTATGGGGGATACTCTTCTTTTTAGTATTGATAATGTTAGCCCTATTTGATCCAGTACTAAAAATTTGGACAAGTGGTGAAGTACAAGTTTCACTACTCCTTTCTGCACAATTTGCCTTATTTGTGATTTTACAGAGTTTAAACAACATTTATACCTTGTTCTTGAATGGCGTAGGAATTCTAAGGATTCAAATGCTTACGGGTATAATCACGATCTTTATCAACATACCTCTTTCAATTCTTTTTGCAAAATATTTTGGTTTAGGAACCGCGGGTGTAATTATGGCTACCAACTGTTGCATTTTAATATATATCTTCTTTAGAAGTATTCAATACCGAAAAATTATATCTAATACCGCGACGGGTGTCTGGGCTAAATAA
- the wecC gene encoding UDP-N-acetyl-D-mannosamine dehydrogenase, whose product MERQPEVVMIGLGYIGLPTAALIASQNVHVHGVDINQSVVDTINQGKIHIVEPDLGDAVAKAVENGFLKAATKAVEANTYLVVVPTPFKDKNEPDISFVEAATKGILPLLKEGDLYIIESTSPVGTTEKMMELIYSERAELKDKLHIAYCPERVLPGNVMHELVHNDRVIGGVDEKSTQKALGFYAKYVKGELHPTNARTAEMCKLVENSSRDVQIAFANELSLICDKAGINVWELIHLANKHPRVNILQPGCGVGGHCIAVDPYFITADFPMESQIIGKAREINNYKSFWCAEKVKSAKLEFRLKHGRQPSIAIMGLAFKPNIDDLRESPAKYIAQKVLQDSQDEEYFIVEPNIESHNVFKLTDYKTAFAKADIVVYLVAHNEFKSLPKVTDKVVLDFCGVFENR is encoded by the coding sequence ATGGAACGTCAACCAGAAGTAGTAATGATAGGATTGGGCTACATAGGCCTACCTACTGCAGCACTAATAGCCTCTCAAAATGTTCATGTTCATGGAGTGGACATCAATCAAAGCGTTGTAGATACAATCAATCAAGGAAAGATCCACATCGTTGAGCCAGACTTAGGAGACGCTGTGGCTAAAGCCGTTGAGAATGGTTTCTTGAAAGCTGCGACAAAAGCAGTCGAGGCAAACACCTATTTAGTGGTGGTTCCCACGCCGTTCAAGGATAAGAACGAACCGGACATTTCTTTTGTAGAAGCAGCCACAAAAGGAATATTACCACTTCTCAAAGAGGGAGATCTTTACATCATTGAATCAACCAGCCCGGTAGGAACTACTGAAAAAATGATGGAACTGATCTATTCTGAGCGTGCAGAGCTTAAAGACAAATTGCATATTGCTTACTGTCCAGAAAGGGTTTTACCTGGGAATGTCATGCATGAATTGGTGCACAACGACCGCGTGATAGGTGGAGTAGACGAGAAAAGCACTCAAAAAGCCCTTGGTTTTTACGCAAAGTACGTAAAAGGTGAGTTGCACCCTACTAATGCACGCACCGCTGAGATGTGTAAGCTGGTCGAGAACTCATCTCGAGACGTTCAAATCGCATTTGCCAATGAGCTATCGCTTATCTGTGATAAGGCCGGCATCAATGTCTGGGAATTGATCCATTTGGCAAATAAGCATCCACGCGTGAATATTCTACAGCCCGGGTGTGGAGTGGGAGGTCATTGCATAGCGGTAGATCCTTACTTCATCACGGCAGATTTTCCCATGGAATCCCAGATCATCGGGAAAGCTCGAGAGATCAATAATTACAAATCATTTTGGTGTGCGGAGAAAGTAAAAAGTGCCAAACTGGAATTTAGGCTCAAGCACGGTCGCCAGCCCAGCATTGCGATCATGGGACTCGCCTTTAAACCGAATATCGATGATTTGAGAGAATCCCCAGCAAAATACATCGCGCAGAAAGTATTGCAAGATTCACAAGATGAAGAATACTTTATAGTAGAGCCTAATATTGAATCCCACAATGTGTTTAAATTGACGGATTATAAAACCGCTTTCGCGAAAGCAGACATAGTAGTCTATCTTGTTGCGCATAATGAGTTTAAATCATTGCCAAAAGTGACTGACAAAGTGGTACTGGATTTTTGTGGGGTATTTGAGAACCGGTAA
- the wecB gene encoding non-hydrolyzing UDP-N-acetylglucosamine 2-epimerase, with translation MNLAFAKAESKKTMPAKKKILIVFGTRPEAIKMAPLVKEFQKNDDLFETRVCVTAQHREMLDQVLEFFEIKPDYDLDLMQPGQNLYTLTARIITEMKPVMEAFDPDYVFVHGDTTTTMASSIAAFYNQSKVCHVEAGLRTHNKWSPFPEEINRQVAGRIADFHFAPTTTSRDNLLAENVPADQIVVTGNTVIDALLDSVEKVDVNPSTFVQEMKERLGKAEMILVTGHRRENHGQGFENICQALKTIAVDHPECIIVYPVHLNPKVQEPVNRILSDQKNIILIDPLAYQDFIWMMNRSKLIITDSGGVQEEAPSLGKPVLVMRDTTERPEAVDAGTVILVGTDVDKIVSETIDLLTNKERFNRMSELHNPYGDGKACARIVEAIK, from the coding sequence ATGAATCTCGCTTTCGCGAAAGCGGAATCAAAAAAAACTATGCCAGCTAAAAAGAAAATTCTAATCGTTTTTGGAACTCGTCCTGAAGCTATAAAGATGGCGCCACTGGTCAAAGAGTTTCAGAAAAATGACGATCTATTTGAGACACGAGTTTGCGTTACCGCGCAGCACCGCGAGATGCTGGATCAAGTGCTTGAGTTCTTTGAGATCAAACCAGATTATGATCTCGACCTTATGCAACCGGGTCAGAACTTGTACACACTCACTGCCCGAATCATCACAGAAATGAAACCTGTGATGGAAGCTTTTGATCCAGATTATGTTTTCGTTCATGGAGACACTACGACCACCATGGCGTCGAGTATTGCGGCATTTTATAACCAAAGCAAGGTGTGTCATGTGGAGGCAGGATTGCGTACACACAATAAATGGTCACCCTTTCCCGAAGAGATCAACAGACAAGTGGCGGGAAGAATTGCAGACTTTCATTTTGCGCCTACCACTACCTCCAGAGATAATTTGCTGGCAGAAAATGTACCTGCCGACCAGATTGTGGTTACCGGTAACACGGTGATCGATGCCTTGCTCGATAGTGTTGAAAAGGTTGATGTGAATCCTTCTACTTTTGTCCAAGAAATGAAAGAGCGCTTGGGTAAAGCCGAAATGATTTTAGTCACCGGTCACCGTCGAGAAAACCACGGTCAGGGTTTTGAGAACATATGCCAAGCTCTGAAAACCATTGCAGTGGACCACCCTGAATGCATTATAGTATATCCTGTACATTTGAATCCTAAAGTTCAAGAACCGGTAAACCGTATCTTATCAGATCAAAAAAATATTATTTTGATCGATCCTCTTGCGTATCAAGATTTTATCTGGATGATGAATCGTTCAAAGTTGATTATCACAGATAGCGGAGGAGTGCAGGAAGAAGCACCCAGTTTAGGCAAGCCAGTATTGGTAATGCGGGACACGACTGAACGCCCAGAAGCTGTAGACGCGGGTACCGTAATCTTAGTAGGGACTGATGTCGATAAAATCGTTAGTGAAACCATTGATCTATTAACAAACAAAGAAAGGTTCAACCGCATGAGTGAGCTCCATAACCCTTATGGAGATGGAAAAGCTTGTGCCAGAATCGTCGAAGCAATAAAATAA
- the rfbA gene encoding glucose-1-phosphate thymidylyltransferase RfbA — protein sequence MKGIILAGGSGTRLHPLTQVVSKQLLPVYDKPMIYYPLSVLMLSGITEILIISTPHDLPNFERLFGDGEHLGLSINYKVQPSPDGLAQAFILGEEFIGDEDVCLVLGDNIFYGAGLPKMLQNSVQTVKDEEKAVVFGYYVDDPERYGVADFDNDDNVTSIEEKPTNPRSNYAVVGLYYYPNSVVKIAKGIKPSARGELEITSVNEEYLNKKQLKLQVMSRGYAWLDTGTHEALTEATEFVKVIEKRTSLKISCIEEIAYRMGYIDRKQLEKLATPLIKSGYGEYLMNLK from the coding sequence ATGAAAGGTATAATACTAGCCGGAGGGTCAGGTACACGACTGCATCCACTTACTCAAGTGGTATCTAAGCAGCTTTTACCCGTATACGATAAACCCATGATCTACTATCCTTTATCAGTTTTGATGCTTTCTGGGATTACAGAGATTTTGATAATATCTACTCCTCATGACTTGCCTAATTTTGAACGCTTATTTGGTGATGGTGAGCACTTAGGATTATCGATCAACTATAAGGTGCAGCCTTCACCTGATGGATTGGCACAAGCTTTTATACTAGGTGAAGAATTCATTGGAGATGAAGATGTTTGTCTGGTGCTGGGTGACAATATCTTTTACGGCGCCGGCTTGCCTAAAATGCTTCAGAATAGTGTTCAAACGGTCAAAGATGAAGAGAAAGCTGTCGTTTTTGGTTATTACGTAGACGATCCAGAACGCTACGGTGTGGCCGACTTTGACAACGATGATAATGTTACTAGCATCGAGGAAAAACCTACAAATCCTAGAAGCAATTATGCAGTGGTAGGCCTCTATTATTATCCGAATAGTGTGGTTAAAATTGCTAAAGGTATCAAGCCCTCTGCTCGTGGAGAATTAGAGATTACCTCGGTAAATGAGGAGTATCTGAATAAAAAGCAACTCAAACTGCAAGTGATGAGTCGTGGTTATGCCTGGCTCGACACTGGTACCCATGAGGCATTGACTGAAGCTACAGAGTTTGTGAAAGTCATTGAAAAACGTACTTCTCTCAAAATCTCTTGTATAGAGGAAATCGCTTACCGCATGGGGTACATCGATCGCAAACAATTAGAAAAACTCGCCACACCTCTTATTAAGAGTGGTTATGGAGAATACTTAATGAATTTAAAGTAG
- the rfbC gene encoding dTDP-4-dehydrorhamnose 3,5-epimerase yields MQIHSTEIEDCYLIEPQVFKDDRGFFMESYSQKKFEKGTGLHISFVQDNISQSSYGVIRGLHAQRGKSAQAKLVSVIKGEVLDVVVDARKDSPTFKKVVARKLDGVNKQQLFVPKGCFHGFAVLSKDVTFFYKCDEFYDRDADYGIAHDDPEFDIDWLIPVEKRILSDKDKNLPLFNQIITK; encoded by the coding sequence ATGCAAATACATAGTACTGAAATAGAAGATTGCTACTTGATCGAACCACAAGTTTTCAAAGATGATCGTGGCTTCTTTATGGAATCTTACAGTCAGAAAAAATTTGAAAAGGGGACCGGTTTACATATTTCTTTTGTTCAGGATAATATTTCCCAATCTTCTTACGGAGTGATCAGGGGATTGCACGCACAGCGCGGAAAGAGCGCCCAGGCAAAATTAGTCAGTGTGATTAAGGGAGAGGTGCTGGATGTGGTGGTAGACGCTAGAAAAGACTCTCCTACATTCAAAAAAGTGGTTGCAAGAAAGTTAGATGGTGTAAATAAACAGCAGCTTTTTGTCCCTAAAGGCTGTTTTCACGGTTTTGCGGTACTTAGTAAGGACGTTACTTTTTTCTATAAGTGTGATGAGTTCTACGATCGTGATGCTGATTATGGTATAGCTCATGATGACCCAGAATTTGATATAGACTGGTTAATCCCAGTAGAAAAACGCATTTTGTCAGATAAGGATAAAAACTTACCATTATTTAATCAAATAATCACTAAATGA
- the rfbB gene encoding dTDP-glucose 4,6-dehydratase, translated as MSKTILITGGAGFIGSHVVRRFVNNYSDYKIVNLDALTYAGNLENLKDVQGADNYTFIKGNINEADFVNDLFQKHQFDGVIHLAAESHVDRSIEDPLSFVTTNIIGTVNLLNAFKTLWSNNYDGKRFYHVSTDEVYGTLGETGLFTETTSYDPNSPYSASKASSDHFVRAYGETYGLPYVISNCSNNYGPNHFPEKLIPLFINNIINNKPLPVYGDGNYTRDWLYVVDHARAIDLAFHQGDNAETYNIGGFNEWKNIDLVKVLCKLMDEKLNRVKGTSEKLITYVKDRPGHDLRYAIDASKINKELGWEPSVTFEEGLSQTIDWYLENNDWLSAVTSGAYQDYYKKMYS; from the coding sequence ATGAGTAAAACAATATTAATCACTGGAGGAGCTGGATTTATAGGGTCTCACGTTGTCAGGCGCTTTGTCAACAACTATTCTGACTACAAAATTGTCAATCTGGACGCGCTTACATATGCAGGGAATCTTGAAAACTTGAAAGATGTTCAAGGTGCTGATAATTATACCTTTATAAAAGGAAACATTAATGAGGCTGATTTTGTAAATGACTTATTCCAGAAACATCAATTTGATGGTGTCATTCACTTAGCCGCAGAATCCCATGTGGATAGAAGTATTGAAGACCCTTTAAGCTTTGTCACAACAAACATCATAGGGACTGTCAACCTTCTGAATGCATTTAAAACACTTTGGTCAAACAATTATGACGGCAAGCGGTTTTATCATGTAAGTACAGATGAAGTGTATGGAACTTTAGGTGAGACTGGGTTGTTTACGGAGACTACTTCATATGATCCTAATTCACCTTATTCTGCCTCAAAAGCGAGTTCTGACCATTTTGTCAGAGCCTATGGAGAGACATACGGTTTACCTTATGTTATTTCTAATTGCTCTAATAATTATGGCCCCAACCATTTTCCAGAAAAACTGATTCCTCTTTTTATCAATAATATCATCAATAATAAACCTTTACCGGTTTATGGTGACGGAAATTATACCCGAGACTGGTTATATGTTGTTGATCATGCTAGAGCTATAGATCTTGCATTTCATCAAGGAGATAATGCTGAGACTTACAATATAGGTGGGTTTAATGAATGGAAAAATATTGATCTGGTTAAAGTACTTTGTAAACTGATGGACGAGAAACTGAATCGTGTGAAGGGAACCTCTGAAAAGTTGATCACTTACGTGAAAGATAGGCCAGGTCACGATTTGAGATATGCTATTGATGCCAGTAAAATCAATAAAGAATTAGGGTGGGAACCCAGCGTCACTTTTGAAGAGGGACTCTCTCAAACAATCGACTGGTATCTGGAGAATAATGACTGGTTGAGCGCAGTGACCAGTGGCGCCTATCAAGACTATTACAAAAAAATGTACTCTTAG
- a CDS encoding nucleotide sugar dehydrogenase: MNQKIAIIGLGYVGLPLARLFATKYDVVGVDINQNRVEELRSGTDSTLEVEDHVLKAVLKTENNSQKGLYCTTDINDAIDATIFIITVPTPVDKNNRPILTPLYKSSEAVGSVLKKDDIVVYESTVYPGATEDDCVPVLEKYSGLIFNRDFYVGYSPERINPGDKKHTVEKILKVTSGSTPQTGKIVDDLYKSVIEAGTHLAPSIKVAEAAKVIENSQRDINIAFVNELAKIFNKLGIDTAAVLEAAGTKWNFLPFKPGLVGGHCIGVDPYYLAQKAQEVGYHPEIILAGRRMNDGMGTYVASEIVKLMLSKDIAVKNSEILVLGITFKENCPDVRNTKVVDVVRNLEDYGIKVDIHDPLAKPDEVMHEYGLSSTMTVPKKKYDAIILTVSHQEFADLDLASISKDTVAIYDVKGFLGDKADKKL; this comes from the coding sequence ATGAACCAAAAAATAGCAATCATAGGACTCGGATACGTAGGACTTCCATTAGCGAGGTTGTTTGCAACCAAGTATGATGTTGTGGGAGTTGATATCAATCAAAATCGAGTTGAAGAGCTTAGGTCCGGAACGGATAGTACCCTGGAGGTTGAGGATCATGTCCTCAAAGCGGTCTTGAAAACCGAAAACAATTCTCAGAAAGGACTGTACTGTACTACTGACATCAATGATGCAATAGATGCTACTATTTTCATCATTACAGTACCCACGCCTGTAGATAAAAACAACAGGCCTATCCTCACTCCGCTGTATAAATCAAGTGAAGCGGTAGGGAGCGTCTTGAAAAAAGATGATATTGTAGTATATGAATCAACGGTATATCCAGGGGCTACGGAAGATGATTGTGTGCCAGTGCTCGAAAAATACAGTGGTCTGATTTTCAATAGAGATTTTTATGTAGGGTATTCCCCTGAGCGCATTAATCCGGGTGACAAGAAGCATACTGTGGAGAAGATCTTGAAAGTCACTTCAGGAAGTACACCACAAACTGGAAAAATTGTTGATGATCTCTATAAAAGCGTTATTGAAGCGGGAACGCATTTGGCACCTAGCATTAAAGTGGCCGAAGCGGCAAAAGTGATTGAAAATTCACAACGCGATATCAATATTGCGTTTGTCAACGAGCTCGCAAAGATTTTCAATAAGTTGGGTATTGATACTGCTGCTGTACTTGAAGCAGCTGGTACTAAATGGAATTTTCTTCCCTTCAAACCTGGACTTGTAGGTGGACATTGTATAGGAGTAGATCCATATTATCTGGCACAAAAAGCTCAAGAGGTAGGGTATCATCCAGAAATTATCCTAGCAGGTAGACGTATGAATGACGGCATGGGGACTTATGTAGCTAGCGAGATCGTAAAGCTCATGCTATCCAAAGATATAGCCGTAAAGAATAGTGAGATTCTTGTTTTAGGTATAACCTTTAAGGAAAACTGTCCGGATGTGCGCAATACTAAGGTTGTGGATGTGGTAAGAAACCTTGAGGACTACGGTATCAAGGTAGATATTCATGATCCACTGGCAAAACCCGATGAGGTGATGCATGAGTACGGCTTGTCTTCAACGATGACGGTTCCGAAAAAGAAGTACGATGCCATCATTTTGACAGTATCCCATCAGGAGTTTGCTGATCTAGATTTAGCATCAATCTCTAAGGATACAGTTGCGATTTATGATGTCAAAGGCTTCTTAGGCGACAAAGCAGATAAGAAATTATGA
- a CDS encoding SDR family oxidoreductase, translated as MSSKAHILITGAAGFIGSNLCEHFLAKGYHVVALDNLSTGHLRNIESFQDHTNFKFIEGDIRDLDTCKEAVRGCAYVLHQAALGSVPRSIKDPITSNEVNVSGFLNMLVACKDEGVKRMVYAASSSTYGDSEKMPKVEEVIGKPLSPYAITKYVNELYADVFYKTYGLDTIGLRYFNVFGRRQDPNGAYAAVIPLFTKTLMKKESPVINGDGSFSRDFTYIDNVIEANEKAMLAQNPEASNQIFNVARGERTTLIQLVDKLKNALARFDQDIAQVEPIFGPNRAGDIPHSLASIDKARKLLGYDPEYDINAGLDEATLWYRNNL; from the coding sequence ATGAGCTCAAAAGCACATATCCTCATAACAGGAGCCGCTGGCTTTATAGGAAGTAATCTCTGTGAGCACTTCCTTGCAAAAGGTTATCACGTAGTGGCATTAGACAATCTTTCTACAGGACACCTTAGAAACATAGAATCTTTTCAAGATCATACCAACTTTAAATTCATAGAGGGTGATATTAGAGATCTAGATACTTGTAAAGAGGCGGTAAGAGGTTGCGCTTATGTGCTGCATCAGGCGGCACTGGGGAGCGTGCCGCGCTCTATAAAAGATCCTATCACTTCTAATGAGGTCAATGTGAGTGGCTTTCTTAACATGCTGGTAGCCTGTAAAGACGAAGGCGTAAAAAGAATGGTTTATGCCGCAAGTTCTTCGACTTATGGCGATTCAGAAAAAATGCCTAAAGTTGAAGAAGTCATTGGGAAACCCTTGTCACCGTATGCAATTACTAAATATGTGAATGAACTCTATGCAGACGTGTTTTATAAAACTTATGGACTAGACACCATAGGTCTTAGATACTTTAATGTATTTGGGAGAAGACAAGATCCTAATGGAGCTTACGCAGCGGTCATCCCATTATTTACTAAAACCTTGATGAAGAAAGAATCACCGGTAATTAATGGCGACGGGTCATTTTCTCGAGATTTCACCTACATTGATAATGTGATTGAGGCAAACGAAAAAGCCATGTTAGCTCAAAATCCTGAAGCGAGTAATCAAATATTCAATGTCGCTAGAGGAGAACGCACAACCTTGATTCAGCTGGTAGATAAATTAAAAAATGCTTTAGCGCGATTTGATCAAGATATAGCTCAAGTTGAACCTATCTTTGGTCCTAATAGAGCAGGTGATATACCACATTCTCTAGCTTCAATCGATAAAGCGAGAAAATTGTTGGGGTACGATCCTGAATATGATATAAACGCTGGACTGGATGAGGCAACTCTCTGGTATAGAAATAATTTGTGA
- a CDS encoding UDP-glucose 6-dehydrogenase: MMIKNICCIGAGYVGGPTMSVIASKCPEIRVNVVDLNEDRIKKWNDENVDNIPIYEPGLSDIVKECRDKNLFFSTNVEQAISDADMIFISVNTPTKTYGVGKGMAADLKYIELCARQIASVATNDKIIVEKSTLPVRTAESLKAILDNTGNGVKFDILSNPEFLAEGTAVDDLLTPDRVLIGGESSERGLAAQKALVEVYAHWVPEDRILTTNVWSSELSKLTANAFLAQRVSSINALSELCEVTEADVKEVARAIGTDSRIGPKFLNASVGFGGSCFQKDILNLVYIAKSYGLHEVADYWEQVIIMNDHQKRRFAKKIVTRLFNTVSGKKICLLGWAFKKDTNDTRESAAIYVSDYLLNEHAEVHVYDPKVKRDQIISDLLVLGNFSKEELEERVFTYEDALSCANQAHAVAIMTEWDEFKELDWKHVYDEMFKPAFLFDGRMLLNHDEMTGIGFQMYTLGKG, translated from the coding sequence CTGATGATTAAAAATATATGCTGTATTGGGGCAGGCTATGTAGGAGGTCCCACGATGTCTGTCATAGCATCTAAATGTCCTGAAATTAGAGTCAATGTGGTTGACTTAAATGAGGATAGGATAAAAAAATGGAACGACGAGAATGTGGATAACATCCCGATTTATGAACCGGGATTATCTGATATAGTTAAAGAGTGTCGTGATAAAAACCTATTTTTCTCCACAAATGTTGAGCAGGCCATCTCAGATGCTGACATGATTTTCATATCTGTAAACACACCTACTAAAACCTATGGTGTTGGTAAGGGTATGGCAGCTGATCTAAAATATATCGAACTCTGTGCCCGTCAAATTGCATCAGTTGCTACAAACGACAAGATCATTGTAGAAAAATCGACCTTGCCAGTACGTACAGCAGAATCTTTGAAAGCAATCTTAGATAATACGGGAAATGGAGTAAAGTTTGATATTCTATCTAATCCAGAATTTCTTGCCGAGGGAACTGCGGTAGATGATTTGCTTACTCCCGATAGAGTTCTTATAGGAGGTGAGAGTAGTGAACGTGGCCTGGCAGCGCAAAAAGCTCTGGTTGAGGTGTATGCCCATTGGGTGCCAGAAGATCGTATTCTGACTACTAATGTATGGTCTTCAGAATTGTCTAAGCTAACTGCAAATGCCTTTCTAGCACAAAGAGTGAGTTCCATTAATGCTTTGAGTGAACTTTGCGAAGTAACTGAGGCAGATGTGAAAGAGGTAGCACGTGCGATCGGGACAGATTCACGTATCGGTCCTAAATTCTTGAATGCCTCTGTAGGATTTGGAGGGTCTTGTTTCCAAAAGGATATTCTGAACCTAGTTTATATAGCAAAATCTTATGGTTTGCATGAGGTCGCTGATTACTGGGAGCAGGTCATCATCATGAATGATCATCAAAAACGTCGTTTTGCAAAAAAAATCGTAACCAGACTTTTCAATACAGTAAGTGGCAAGAAGATATGTCTCCTAGGCTGGGCTTTTAAAAAGGATACTAACGATACCAGAGAGTCAGCAGCGATTTATGTGTCAGATTACCTTTTGAATGAACACGCAGAGGTTCATGTTTATGATCCTAAAGTTAAACGTGATCAGATCATCAGTGATCTACTTGTTTTAGGAAACTTTTCAAAAGAAGAGTTAGAGGAACGAGTCTTTACATATGAAGACGCTTTGAGTTGTGCAAATCAGGCTCATGCAGTAGCTATAATGACGGAATGGGATGAGTTTAAAGAGCTTGATTGGAAGCATGTCTACGATGAGATGTTTAAACCTGCATTTCTTTTTGATGGCCGCATGCTTTTGAATCATGATGAGATGACGGGTATAGGTTTTCAAATGTATACCCTCGGAAAAGGTTAA